The proteins below come from a single Drosophila miranda strain MSH22 chromosome Y unlocalized genomic scaffold, D.miranda_PacBio2.1 Contig_Y1_pilon, whole genome shotgun sequence genomic window:
- the LOC117191023 gene encoding golgin subfamily A member 1-like, with protein MFATLKNKIKEETGEDVSTSASQPQQRYTNNNNYRLRSRRVSINSNSADDVGGGSIYNESEQLCQLRSQCSELTTKVSSLSQSLLQLQEEKMRVDKTNEILLESVRVAQTQKDMYCEGQEKIQNLQQVEIDKLKNLLIFREQEAVDRMGSMRQHSQQIENLSEELERLQPIESVAEELRDELQRLRHGTQQEKNLLTTTLATVQEENRNLKLRMNIVEESRMESLTKLSPEQQVQALIREHKLLEQHLEEAHLQLSDIKGSWSGQNLALETQVSRLSKQVAEETTEKRKALKARDDAIETRKQVAFELEKAIDEVKQRDDKVRLLEEEIDELNLALKECREENEQQIIFERNKSQILETEVKDLKARLAAADDRFGEYATNAVQVARKLRTQLSEKQDQLEETLIQLEVEREEKMTSILRNAEISQSEDILRQQLRLERIEAIELQDRTKQLENDMGEAQKALQQVSSAAEENIQKLAKYEAVQLEIMEKNKTIKTLNQRLVDLKKTMQKEFRSSQISSESESHHQAITPYRNHSTALESLAGGDKANCIIMDDVNFQYLKHVVVKFLTSREVEARHLIRAVSTLLQLTSVEEKLLHDTLNWKMSWFGMKPA; from the exons ATGTTTGCGACGCTGAAAAACAAAATCAAGGAGGAGACCGGCGAAGATGTGTCTACGTCGGCATCCCAGCCCCAGCAGCGCTATACTAACAACAATAATTATCGGCTACGGAGCCGCCGAGTTAGCATTAATTCCAACTCGGCTGATGATGTGGGCGGTGGCAGTATCTACAACGAG TCTGAACAACTGTGCCAGTTGCGTAGCCAATGCAGTGAGCTCACCACCAAAGTGTCCAGTCTCAGCCAGAgcctgctgcagctgcaggagGAAAAGATGCGCGTCGACAAGACCAACGAGATCCTATTGGAGAGCGTTAGAGTGGCCCAAACCCAGAAGGATATGTACTGCGAGGGGCAGGAAAAGATTCAAAATCTACAGCAAGTGGAAATAGACAAGTTGAAAAATCTCCTTATCTTCCGCGAGCAAGAAGCCGTGGATCGAATGGGTTCGATGCGTCAGCATAGTCAGCAAATTGAGAATCTGTCCGAGGAACTGGAACGCCTGCAACCGATTGAATCAGTTGCAGAAGAGCTGCGCGATGAGCTGCAGCGCCTGCGACATGGCACGCAGCAGGAAAAGAATCTTCTGACCACCACCCTGGCGACTGTGCAAGAGGAGAACAGAAATCTAAAGCTGCGCATGAATATAGTAGAGGAGTCTCGAATGGAATCCCTCACCAAGCTTAGCCCAGAGCAGCAAGTGCAGGCACTCATACGAGAGCACAAACTGCTCGAGCAGCACCTGGAAGAGGCCCACCTGCAGCTGTCCGATATCAAGGGTTCTTGGAGTGGACAGAACCTGGCGCTGGAAACGCAAGTTAGTCGACTATCAAAGCAAGTGGCAGAGGAAACGACTGAGAAGCGCAAGGCGCTCAAGGCACGAGACGATGCCATAGAGACTCGCAAGCAAGTGGCATTTGAGCTGGAGAAAGCCATTGACGAAGTGAAACAACGAGATGATAAG GTCAGGCTACTGGAGGAGGAGATCGATGAGCTGAATCTGGCACTGAAGGAGTGTCGAGAGGAGAATGAGCAGCAAATCATCTTTGAGCGAAACAAATCT CAAATTTTGGAAACAGAGGTTAAAGATCTCAAGGCACGTCTCGCGGCAGCCGACGACAGATTTGGCGAATATGCCACAAATGCCGTGCAGGTGGCAAGGAAGCTGCGAACACAGCTGAGCGAAAAGCAAGACCAACTCGAGGAGACCCTCATCCAATTGGAAGTCGAACGCGAGGAGAAAATGACGTCAATACTTCGAAATGCGGAGATCTCTCAAAGCGAAGATATACTACGGCAGCAACTGCGCCTCGAGCGCATCGAAGCGATCGAATTGCAGGATAGAACTAAGCAGCTTGAAAATGACATGGGCGAGGCCCAGAAAGCCCTGCAGCAGGTTAGCAGTGCGGCAGAGGAAAATATCCAGAAGCTTGCTAAGTATGAAGCAGTACAGCTGGAGATCATGGAGAAAAATAAG ACAATAAAAACGCTTAATCAGAGATTGGTAGATCTGAAAAAAACCATGCAAAAGGAATTCCGCAGCTCGCAAATCTCCTCAGAGAGTGAATCCCATCATCAAGCTATAACTCCCTATAGGAACCATAGCACAGCGCTCGAGTCGCTTGCAGGCGGCGACAAAGCCAACTGCATCATAATGGACGATGTCAATTTCCAATATCTAAAGCATGTTGTTGTGAAGTTCTTAACAAGTCGAGAG GTCGAAGCCCGTCACCTCATCCGTGCCGTCTCCACTTTACTGCAGCTGACATCTGTGGAAGAAAAACTGTTACACGACACATTGAATTGGAAAATGAGTTGGTTTGGCATGAAACCTGCTTAA
- the LOC117190094 gene encoding lysozyme 1-like — translation MARSSGGVLCLLLLCFLLLVLALALAVRLKPCDLAGQLYILDVPKSELPLWLCIAEFESRFNTHAVGQANADGSRDYGLFQISDRFWCSPPNQTEYYTFNECNVNCTRLLTDDITIAVQCARLIRRQQGWTAWSVYGQFCNGTLEGIDECFQPQTPAGNRSCAESESVLGDCS, via the coding sequence ATGGCCCGATCAAGTGGTGGTGTGCtatgcctgctgctgctgtgcttcCTGCTTCTGGTTCTGGCCCTTGCCCTGGCCGTTCGACTGAAGCCCTGCGATCTGGCCGGGCAGCTCTACATCCTGGACGTGCCCAAGTCGGAGCTGCCTTTGTGGCTGTGCATCGCGGAATTCGAGAGCCGCTTCAACACGCACGCGGTGGGGCAGGCCAATGCGGACGGCTCCCGGGACTATGGCCTTTTTCAGATCAGCGATCGCTTCTGGTGCTCACCGCCCAATCAAACGGAGTACTATACCTTCAACGAGTGCAACGTGAACTGCACGCGGCTGCTGACCGACGACATTACCATTGCCGTGCAGTGCGCCCGGCTCATACGGAGGCAGCAGGGCTGGACGGCCTGGTCGGTGTACGGTCAGTTCTGCAACGGCACGCTGGAGGGCATCGATGAGTGCTTCCAACCCCAGACCCCGGCGGGCAACAGAAGCTGTGCAGAGAGTGAGTCAGTGCTGGGAGATTGTAGCTGA